One genomic segment of Culturomica massiliensis includes these proteins:
- a CDS encoding fibronectin type III domain-containing protein produces MKKILLFCSTLFLFFAVYGQGHIYPVQANVNVVAPYSLYLSDYVSGSKERLIVTLLNRDVQYPSMPVRLRLSIKGNGFSIQTRPYASVSPITLEPNVPYKLTVDDLMPYFDTRNLLAQGLGGDSYLKGGRLPEGMIEFSIEVLEYGTSKVLSQRAIGTAWLALQKPPLLSLPFQDEVIPWREPLNLLFQWTPQHSGVARVEYELIIKELWDNGLAPESAFAWSPEIFRERITSTSYLYGTLAPALEPGRRYAWAVRVVAKDGADDVSIFENEGLSMIRSFRIARYCPEPVQVKATAERGYIHVEWESAPEHIDYTVAYRVKGAETWAEVRSTFPSALLSGVRPGYTYEYRVGGFCEPLVPTFGKTAFLTLPSEDTTRLRNCGMLRPVDLSNQDPLDELLNGDQFIAGDFPVHVQEVTGSQGFFTGNGYVHVPFLAYAPFKVTFDNVYINTDRRMIRGVVKTVYDPTESGMGNMDDIFTGGGHTGNVVEGITKTDLSADFVIDKDNGFFFDETTGKIEVTDASGQVIGYIETGHSVPGGGEPGGNNGNAPSVFPMTVKDSEGNIYEVEEAPEDGSGTENEGAGENPGSGSKKQLVVTPVGKSGDGLNQDEVNFKRLDSRMAEVVFTDTEGSLYAFDAWKAVYSGSYLIRTKYEQLGESYRVPAKLIPSGKKDKVGAVITVHDPSVDPDKVIFKTRSGTEFKREKFDKTTGRYVLNLVGGNANDGQELYALYPKPGGGYYNLGKLLIVSYPSYRIKVKIVPVANDLDEFEALRGELEKIYSRVGIECVVEKMPVFAYSSPLLFADKSGVFSAYTDEMKKLQGAYVENYGIDPEASYLFVLLYSGQGDDRNYTGFMPLNKQFGYLFRRDFGSFEEFAVAAAHELAHGRLSLRHPFDKSLGLPEGSVADNLMDYRHGRELAKWQWDVIHDPGIVLRVFERDEDAAIVDRTMEAGDLAKGENIGLDPSGKVIFKVEPLQSGAKVVFLIKKDMPYIYGFRIYTDKDGDEKILEEFKWDKDTYTSSGQTIGQSSTVRLTYNDRGDIRTCIYRTFDACYYQKSEIDISGLKTTDPDVLYKSAVKWVQVRKYGGDCPGNPAGSGYFVLKNSVAETYLRYARDNAIEINEQFFQNTSIIAGLVETVGKVRGNSDAYRQLLGNEITDKLYTYELANPGARFVVACCPVSTISVDQSSWSRLAEAVFAESGLSANSVLITVPYVHTPGIGRDQGTYFFMPGVAVGKEVVFHESSLSRSKYINSRDYAAYEVADKSRLPFTDFVSDVFKYIAKPEIVYSYFLSYQGELVATNRMENPDRITGKDYIYKLIVAEDSRIDKYVSALKEFYGCRNACMSQNPYTGLMSPRITLPSAFESYASSQDRLLNFVRDHPFGRFREVAHGLFDSALFTEDGESGIGKQFAFWYRDHKFSGYCSKIGKETTSSPDSRYFVSGKNAVVYRETLSGLDALGVLLMPFGLDFVTDGAGALYAGYYDDWENVAVYSSALILPVAPAVATKGLASGTKAVIKSGKGLKLVDKSLKVDWSKRMFAYLEIEWKSELDLLTKLKADLSSTPQLFDIFGDELKIEGAYAWRVVNSYAELRKNPEILKAVNNLLSDEKFKSSNLQLELLGDLIWGNRGSGAAALVDLLSGYKTLVSSGTKFENLGAMIAEFNRGVNFAEGERWIQRYILEHPDEFKGRTLTFESRLDAGETVRRVDVVVSFGEDMIYYEFKSVKNLPPSNFAKQFLKDLEIADNLDQIKWYFDGSKISRLDKEVFLRELEKVEINRKIIVKWVTLKEQQTKEGFINFINKNFDLIFQIK; encoded by the coding sequence ATGAAAAAAATCCTGTTATTTTGTAGTACTCTGTTTTTGTTTTTTGCCGTTTACGGTCAGGGGCATATTTATCCGGTTCAGGCGAATGTGAACGTTGTTGCGCCTTATAGCCTCTACCTGAGCGACTATGTATCGGGTAGTAAAGAGCGGCTGATCGTGACGTTGCTGAATCGTGACGTTCAGTATCCGTCGATGCCGGTTCGCCTGCGCCTGAGCATAAAGGGTAATGGTTTTTCGATACAGACCCGTCCTTATGCTTCGGTTTCCCCGATAACGCTCGAACCCAATGTGCCCTATAAGCTGACGGTGGATGATCTGATGCCTTATTTTGATACCCGTAATTTGTTAGCGCAGGGATTGGGAGGAGATTCGTATCTGAAAGGTGGGCGCCTTCCGGAAGGCATGATCGAATTCAGCATAGAAGTTTTGGAGTACGGCACTTCAAAAGTGCTCTCGCAACGGGCCATCGGAACGGCCTGGCTTGCTTTGCAGAAACCTCCGTTGTTGAGCCTGCCTTTTCAGGATGAAGTTATTCCCTGGCGTGAGCCATTGAATCTGTTGTTCCAATGGACTCCGCAACATTCGGGGGTGGCTCGTGTAGAATACGAGTTGATCATCAAGGAACTTTGGGATAACGGTCTGGCTCCCGAATCGGCCTTTGCCTGGTCACCTGAAATATTTCGCGAACGAATCACTTCCACAAGCTATCTCTACGGTACTTTAGCACCGGCGCTGGAGCCTGGCCGCCGTTATGCCTGGGCTGTGCGTGTTGTGGCCAAAGACGGAGCGGATGATGTGAGTATTTTTGAGAACGAGGGGCTGAGCATGATCCGTTCTTTCCGTATCGCCCGTTATTGTCCCGAACCGGTACAGGTAAAAGCTACGGCCGAACGGGGATATATTCACGTGGAATGGGAGAGTGCACCGGAACACATTGATTATACGGTGGCTTACCGTGTGAAAGGAGCTGAAACCTGGGCTGAAGTGAGGAGTACTTTTCCGTCTGCCCTGTTATCTGGTGTGCGCCCCGGGTATACGTATGAATACCGTGTGGGCGGTTTTTGCGAGCCTTTGGTGCCTACTTTCGGAAAGACAGCCTTCCTTACGCTGCCTTCAGAGGATACTACCCGTTTACGTAACTGCGGGATGTTGCGTCCGGTGGATTTGTCCAATCAGGATCCCCTGGATGAGCTTTTGAACGGAGACCAGTTTATAGCCGGCGATTTTCCGGTACATGTACAGGAGGTGACGGGCAGCCAGGGCTTTTTTACGGGTAACGGTTATGTGCATGTTCCTTTTCTGGCTTATGCGCCTTTTAAAGTGACTTTCGATAATGTCTATATCAATACCGACCGCCGAATGATTCGTGGTGTGGTGAAAACGGTTTACGATCCGACAGAAAGCGGAATGGGTAATATGGACGATATTTTTACGGGCGGCGGCCATACGGGTAATGTGGTGGAAGGCATCACAAAAACCGACCTGAGTGCTGATTTTGTCATTGATAAAGACAACGGGTTCTTTTTTGATGAGACGACCGGTAAAATCGAAGTGACGGATGCGAGCGGTCAGGTTATCGGTTATATCGAAACGGGGCATAGTGTCCCCGGCGGGGGAGAGCCGGGTGGGAACAACGGTAATGCCCCTTCGGTTTTTCCAATGACGGTAAAAGACAGCGAAGGTAATATCTATGAGGTGGAAGAAGCTCCGGAGGATGGCTCCGGTACGGAGAACGAAGGGGCCGGGGAGAATCCGGGTTCCGGTTCTAAAAAGCAATTGGTGGTGACGCCTGTGGGTAAAAGCGGGGATGGTCTGAATCAGGATGAGGTGAACTTCAAACGCCTCGACAGCCGCATGGCCGAAGTCGTATTTACGGATACGGAAGGCAGTCTTTATGCCTTCGATGCCTGGAAAGCGGTTTATTCCGGCTCTTATCTGATCCGCACGAAATACGAACAGCTTGGGGAGAGTTACCGTGTTCCGGCGAAGCTCATTCCTTCGGGGAAGAAAGACAAAGTGGGGGCTGTGATCACGGTTCACGACCCTTCTGTCGATCCTGATAAAGTGATTTTTAAAACCCGGTCGGGTACAGAATTCAAGCGGGAAAAGTTTGACAAGACTACGGGGAGGTATGTTTTAAATCTGGTGGGGGGCAATGCGAATGACGGTCAGGAGCTTTATGCGCTTTACCCGAAACCGGGTGGCGGTTATTATAATCTGGGTAAATTGCTTATCGTGAGCTATCCGTCATACCGGATAAAGGTAAAGATCGTCCCGGTGGCTAATGATCTGGATGAGTTTGAGGCTTTACGCGGGGAGTTGGAGAAAATATACAGTCGTGTCGGTATAGAATGCGTAGTCGAAAAAATGCCTGTGTTTGCTTACAGTTCTCCTTTGCTTTTTGCAGACAAGAGCGGTGTTTTCAGTGCTTATACCGATGAAATGAAAAAGCTTCAGGGTGCTTACGTTGAAAACTACGGAATCGATCCGGAGGCGAGCTACCTTTTTGTCCTTTTATACAGCGGTCAGGGGGATGACCGTAACTATACGGGTTTTATGCCTTTAAACAAGCAGTTCGGTTATCTGTTCCGCCGTGATTTCGGCAGTTTTGAAGAATTTGCCGTCGCGGCAGCTCATGAACTGGCTCACGGTCGTTTGTCGTTGCGCCATCCTTTTGATAAGTCTTTGGGCTTGCCTGAAGGCAGCGTAGCGGATAACCTGATGGACTACCGCCACGGGCGGGAGCTGGCTAAATGGCAGTGGGACGTGATCCACGACCCGGGTATAGTGTTGCGGGTGTTTGAGCGGGATGAGGATGCGGCGATAGTGGATAGAACGATGGAGGCCGGTGACCTTGCAAAAGGTGAAAATATCGGGCTCGATCCTTCGGGTAAAGTTATCTTTAAGGTAGAACCTTTACAGTCCGGTGCAAAAGTGGTATTCCTGATAAAAAAAGATATGCCCTATATTTATGGGTTCAGGATATATACAGATAAAGATGGAGATGAAAAAATCCTTGAAGAATTCAAATGGGATAAGGATACCTATACATCATCAGGTCAGACGATTGGTCAGTCGTCAACAGTAAGGCTTACCTACAATGATCGCGGAGATATACGGACCTGTATTTACCGGACTTTTGACGCCTGTTATTATCAGAAGTCTGAGATCGACATTTCCGGTTTGAAAACTACTGATCCGGATGTATTATATAAAAGTGCCGTAAAATGGGTGCAGGTGAGAAAATATGGCGGTGATTGTCCTGGTAATCCTGCCGGTAGCGGTTATTTTGTACTGAAAAATAGTGTGGCCGAAACCTATCTGAGGTATGCTAGAGACAATGCAATAGAGATCAATGAACAATTTTTCCAAAACACGTCAATTATTGCCGGTTTGGTTGAAACTGTTGGGAAAGTTCGTGGCAATTCAGATGCATATCGTCAGTTATTGGGAAATGAAATCACGGATAAGCTTTATACTTATGAGTTGGCTAATCCCGGGGCCCGTTTTGTGGTGGCTTGCTGCCCTGTTTCCACTATTTCGGTTGATCAGTCTTCCTGGTCGCGATTGGCTGAAGCCGTATTCGCAGAAAGCGGTCTTTCTGCGAATTCCGTATTAATAACAGTGCCCTATGTCCATACTCCTGGAATCGGTCGGGATCAAGGGACTTATTTCTTTATGCCGGGAGTGGCTGTAGGGAAAGAGGTTGTATTTCATGAAAGCAGTCTTTCTCGCAGTAAATATATTAATTCCCGGGACTATGCAGCTTATGAAGTTGCTGATAAATCACGGCTTCCGTTTACCGATTTTGTTTCCGATGTCTTTAAATATATAGCTAAGCCTGAAATCGTTTATTCTTATTTTTTAAGTTATCAGGGTGAGCTTGTAGCGACAAACCGGATGGAAAATCCAGACCGGATAACCGGTAAGGATTATATTTACAAACTGATAGTTGCAGAAGACAGCCGTATTGATAAATATGTTTCGGCATTGAAAGAATTCTACGGCTGTCGGAACGCCTGTATGAGTCAGAATCCTTATACGGGTTTGATGTCTCCGCGTATAACGTTGCCTTCTGCTTTCGAAAGTTATGCATCCAGTCAGGATCGCCTTCTGAATTTTGTCCGGGACCATCCTTTCGGTCGCTTCCGGGAGGTAGCTCATGGCTTATTTGATAGTGCGCTATTCACAGAAGACGGGGAATCCGGTATCGGAAAACAGTTTGCTTTTTGGTACAGGGACCATAAATTCTCCGGTTACTGTAGTAAGATCGGCAAGGAAACAACCTCTTCGCCGGATTCCCGGTATTTTGTCAGTGGCAAGAATGCCGTCGTTTACCGGGAAACCCTTTCGGGTCTGGACGCTTTAGGTGTGTTATTGATGCCTTTCGGTCTTGACTTTGTTACAGATGGAGCCGGAGCACTTTATGCAGGTTATTACGATGACTGGGAAAATGTGGCAGTTTACAGTTCAGCCCTGATTTTACCTGTAGCTCCGGCAGTAGCCACGAAAGGTCTTGCCAGTGGAACGAAAGCGGTGATAAAGTCGGGTAAAGGCCTGAAACTGGTGGATAAGTCCTTGAAGGTCGACTGGAGTAAGCGGATGTTTGCTTATCTGGAAATAGAATGGAAATCCGAGTTGGATTTATTAACAAAACTGAAGGCAGATTTGTCTTCCACGCCTCAGTTATTCGATATCTTTGGCGATGAGCTGAAAATAGAAGGGGCTTATGCCTGGCGTGTAGTGAACAGTTATGCAGAATTGCGCAAAAATCCCGAAATATTGAAAGCCGTCAACAACCTGCTTTCGGATGAAAAGTTTAAGTCTTCCAATTTGCAACTGGAATTGCTCGGAGATTTGATATGGGGAAACCGTGGATCCGGTGCAGCAGCTCTGGTTGATTTGCTGTCGGGGTATAAAACATTGGTATCTTCCGGAACAAAATTTGAAAATCTGGGTGCGATGATCGCAGAGTTTAATAGAGGTGTTAACTTTGCAGAAGGTGAGCGCTGGATTCAGCGTTATATCCTTGAGCATCCGGATGAGTTCAAAGGCCGTACACTTACTTTTGAAAGCCGGCTGGATGCGGGAGAAACGGTGAGGAGGGTGGATGTTGTAGTAAGTTTTGGCGAAGATATGATTTATTATGAATTTAAGTCTGTAAAGAATCTTCCTCCTTCTAATTTTGCTAAGCAATTTTTAAAAGATTTAGAGATTGCGGATAATTTGGATCAGATCAAATGGTATTTTGATGGGAGTAAGATCTCCAGGTTGGATAAGGAGGTATTTTTAAGGGAGTTGGAAAAGGTTGAAATAAATCGAAAAATTATTGTAAAGTGGGTAACTTTGAAAGAACAACAAACAAAAGAGGGTTTCATAAATTTTATAAATAAAAACTTTGATTTAATTTTTCAAATAAAATAG
- a CDS encoding PQQ-binding-like beta-propeller repeat protein → MKKIKEIANCGQYVIGRNNLYIVSINDYLQEIDLDSFNIKRYTAFYHFNLLECYNDVLYFSTDQNIQSLDNNAFVFKTIWNKHFYNPYLYLSEKLILERKYDRITKKGKVVIFEAESGKELWKRNYDYPLFNIIDRKIAYLRNYIFNDIEIVDVNSGNSLWSFHSEFEISKDVLFYINTIILSIEIKPLEEYRLLGLDARTGEEKWSIEDADYRYIQDPMTGYLYDIGGKRFNVVDPGEGKILYKGDMTAENKKFDILPEWGILGKNSIYFIDNFPRSRVGRIDLKTYKIEFVVDLNFSNGVKITDLSYHNGRLYILDTDKTLHIFAEE, encoded by the coding sequence ATGAAAAAAATTAAAGAAATAGCAAATTGTGGTCAATATGTAATAGGTCGGAATAACTTATATATAGTTTCAATAAATGATTATTTACAAGAAATTGATCTAGATTCATTTAATATAAAACGATATACTGCTTTTTATCATTTTAATTTATTGGAGTGCTATAATGATGTTTTATACTTTTCCACAGATCAAAATATACAGTCATTAGATAATAATGCATTTGTATTTAAGACGATATGGAATAAACATTTCTATAATCCTTATTTATATCTTTCAGAAAAGTTGATTTTAGAAAGAAAATACGACCGTATCACAAAAAAAGGAAAAGTCGTTATTTTTGAAGCTGAGAGTGGAAAAGAGCTTTGGAAACGGAATTACGATTATCCTCTTTTTAATATAATTGATAGGAAAATAGCTTATCTGAGAAATTATATTTTTAATGACATTGAAATTGTTGATGTGAATAGTGGTAATTCTTTATGGAGCTTTCATTCAGAATTTGAAATTTCAAAAGATGTTTTGTTTTATATTAACACAATAATTTTATCAATAGAGATCAAGCCTTTGGAAGAATATCGTTTGCTTGGCCTTGACGCAAGGACAGGGGAAGAAAAATGGAGTATAGAAGATGCAGACTATCGGTATATACAGGATCCAATGACAGGCTATTTATATGATATTGGAGGCAAACGATTCAATGTAGTAGATCCTGGAGAAGGGAAAATCCTTTATAAAGGAGATATGACAGCAGAAAATAAGAAGTTTGATATACTTCCTGAATGGGGTATTTTAGGAAAGAATAGTATTTATTTTATAGATAATTTTCCTCGCAGCAGAGTTGGTCGAATTGATTTAAAAACTTACAAAATTGAATTTGTAGTTGATCTGAATTTTTCAAATGGAGTAAAAATAACTGATCTTTCCTACCATAATGGTCGTCTTTATATTTTAGATACGGATAAAACACTCCATATTTTTGCAGAAGAATAA